One Longimicrobiaceae bacterium DNA segment encodes these proteins:
- a CDS encoding response regulator: MTLVEESAPDAAQRGGGQDAAERGGTGGDPAEAVPLVLLVEDDPWIRSAVRALLEQEGYRVAETELGEEALPLTRRLRPDVVLMDLVLPVMSGLDTVRSLKEHADTAAVPVIATSGLRLPGADALAAAGFAGSLGKPYRGAELFAELQRVLARRGA, translated from the coding sequence GAGTCCGCGCCCGATGCCGCGCAGCGCGGCGGCGGGCAGGACGCGGCCGAGCGAGGTGGCACCGGCGGCGATCCGGCGGAAGCGGTCCCGCTCGTCCTGCTGGTGGAGGACGACCCCTGGATCCGGAGCGCGGTCCGGGCGCTCCTGGAGCAGGAGGGCTACCGGGTGGCGGAGACCGAGCTCGGGGAGGAGGCGCTCCCGCTGACCCGCCGCCTTCGCCCGGACGTGGTCCTCATGGACCTGGTGCTCCCCGTGATGAGCGGGCTGGACACCGTCCGCTCGCTGAAGGAGCACGCCGACACGGCCGCGGTCCCGGTGATCGCCACGTCGGGGCTCCGCCTCCCGGGAGCGGACGCGCTCGCCGCCGCCGGGTTCGCGGGCTCGCTGGGCAAGCCGTACCGCGGGGCGGAGCTGTTCGCGGAGCTGCAGCGGGTGCTCGCCCGGCGGGGGGCCTGA
- a CDS encoding Crp/Fnr family transcriptional regulator: protein MEEAPRPPFRNRILAGLPEEVLERLRPALEPVELKLGQVVAEPNRPIGHVVFPEEGIVSIVAVMLDGSAVETATVGSDGMAGLAVFLGAGSMAGEMFVQVPGHGHRMAADVLRAEVSGGGVLFDLLGRYAQALFTMLSQSSACNRKHPLDARCARWLLLTHDRVDGDAFHLTHLILSQMLGVRRATVSEAAGRLQAAGLIEYSRGRLTILDRPGLERVSCECYAIIRSEFARLVEGVEWPSPLDGA from the coding sequence ATGGAAGAAGCTCCCCGCCCACCGTTCCGCAACCGCATCCTCGCCGGGCTCCCGGAGGAGGTGCTGGAGCGGCTGCGCCCCGCGCTGGAGCCGGTGGAGCTGAAGCTGGGACAGGTCGTGGCCGAGCCCAACCGCCCCATCGGGCACGTCGTCTTCCCGGAGGAGGGGATCGTCTCCATCGTCGCCGTCATGCTGGACGGGTCCGCCGTGGAGACGGCGACGGTGGGGAGCGACGGGATGGCGGGGCTCGCGGTGTTCCTGGGGGCCGGGAGCATGGCCGGGGAGATGTTCGTGCAGGTGCCGGGGCACGGGCACCGCATGGCGGCCGACGTGCTGCGGGCGGAGGTGAGCGGCGGGGGAGTGCTCTTCGACCTGCTGGGACGCTACGCCCAGGCGCTCTTCACCATGCTGTCGCAGTCGTCCGCCTGCAACCGCAAGCACCCGCTGGACGCGCGCTGCGCCCGCTGGCTCCTGCTTACGCACGACCGGGTGGACGGAGACGCCTTCCACCTGACGCACCTCATCCTGTCGCAGATGCTCGGCGTCCGCCGCGCCACCGTCAGCGAGGCGGCGGGGAGGCTCCAGGCGGCCGGGCTCATCGAGTACAGCCGCGGCCGCCTCACCATCCTCGACCGCCCCGGGCTGGAGCGCGTGAGCTGCGAGTGCTACGCGATCATCCGCAGCGAGTTCGCCCGCCTGGTGGAGGGCGTG